In Gemmatimonadaceae bacterium, one DNA window encodes the following:
- a CDS encoding Na+/H+ antiporter NhaC family protein, protein MLASTSAPTPQARLRLPHPLVLLLFAVGVAAILTWILPAGTYERRTDPATGREVVVAGTYAPTAAAPVGIGDAVLAVPRGIVAGADIIVVILFVGGAFVLLDATGALGRLVGSLVGRTRRPRTVVIAVSLAFAILGALENMHEEIIALIPVLVVLSQGLGFGAITALGMSVGAAVVGSAFGPTNPFQTGIALRFAELPPLSLPVLRFSLFAAAVAVWIGWTLAMAARDEVSPEVTVAPTERATIRDIVLLAIVIVPFIAYVVGVVRYDWGFNELSALFLVAGFAVGLVAGMSLSSTAAAFLKGMEAMVGAALFVGVARAISLVFTDGRVIDTIVHGLATPLAHLPGLAAALMMIPVQAILHVPVPSVSGQAVLTMPIMAPLSDLLGISRDAAVIAYQTGAGLTDMITPTNGALLAMLLGARVSYGRWIRFALPGALLVAIVGMVGIALAG, encoded by the coding sequence ATGTTAGCATCGACGTCCGCGCCGACGCCGCAGGCAAGACTCCGGCTGCCGCACCCGCTGGTCCTCCTGCTGTTCGCCGTCGGTGTCGCGGCGATCCTAACGTGGATCCTGCCGGCGGGGACGTACGAGCGACGCACCGACCCGGCGACGGGACGCGAAGTCGTCGTTGCCGGAACGTACGCTCCGACCGCGGCCGCGCCCGTGGGAATCGGGGACGCCGTGCTCGCGGTGCCACGCGGGATCGTCGCCGGGGCGGACATAATCGTCGTGATCCTCTTCGTCGGCGGCGCATTCGTTCTGCTCGACGCGACCGGGGCGCTGGGCCGGCTGGTCGGCTCGCTCGTGGGCCGCACCCGGCGACCGCGAACCGTCGTGATCGCCGTCAGTCTGGCCTTCGCGATTCTGGGCGCGCTCGAGAACATGCACGAGGAGATCATCGCCCTGATTCCGGTATTGGTCGTGTTGAGCCAGGGGCTGGGATTCGGCGCGATCACCGCCCTCGGGATGAGCGTGGGCGCGGCGGTGGTCGGCTCGGCATTCGGGCCGACGAATCCGTTCCAGACGGGAATCGCGCTCCGCTTCGCCGAGCTTCCGCCGCTCTCGCTGCCCGTACTGCGGTTCAGCCTCTTTGCCGCGGCCGTGGCGGTGTGGATCGGGTGGACGCTGGCGATGGCGGCGCGCGACGAGGTCAGCCCTGAAGTGACCGTCGCACCAACCGAACGCGCCACGATCCGCGACATCGTTCTGCTGGCGATCGTGATCGTGCCCTTCATCGCGTACGTGGTAGGTGTGGTGAGATACGACTGGGGATTCAACGAGCTGTCGGCGCTGTTTCTCGTGGCCGGCTTCGCCGTGGGACTCGTCGCCGGAATGAGCCTCTCCTCGACCGCGGCCGCCTTTCTCAAAGGGATGGAAGCGATGGTCGGGGCGGCACTGTTCGTGGGCGTGGCGCGGGCAATCAGCCTCGTGTTCACGGATGGGCGCGTGATCGACACGATCGTGCACGGGCTCGCGACACCGCTCGCCCACCTTCCAGGGCTGGCCGCGGCGCTGATGATGATTCCCGTGCAGGCGATTCTGCACGTCCCCGTCCCGTCGGTGAGCGGGCAGGCGGTTCTCACGATGCCGATCATGGCGCCGCTCTCCGACCTGCTCGGGATCAGCCGTGACGCGGCAGTGATCGCCTATCAGACCGGCGCGGGTCTGACGGACATGATCACCCCGACCAACGGTGCCCTGCTCGCGATGTTGCTCGGCGCCAGAGTCAGCTACGGGCGCTGGATCAGATTCGCCCTGCCCGGGGCGCTGCTGGTCGCCATCGTGGGCATGGTGGGGATCGCCCTGGCGGGATGA
- the rocD gene encoding ornithine--oxo-acid transaminase has protein sequence MTTTAQPVQADALIQMEDKWGAHNYHPLDIVIERGEGAWVYDVDGKKYLDCLSAYSAVNQGHCHPRILETMLEQARKVTLTSRAFRNDQLPLFCKELAEFCGMEAVLPMNTGAEAVETAIKTARRWGYRTKKIPTDKAEIIVCENNFHGRTTTIVGFSSEEAYRDGFGPFTPGFVPIPFGDIAALEQAITPNTCAFLVEPIQAEAGILIPPAGYLKAAAELCRKNNVLLLLDEIQTGLGRTGRKFASDHDGVRPDVYILGKALSGGFYPVSAVVSSRELLAVFDPGSHGSTFGGNPLACAIARTALWVLGDEQLAQRSDELGTWFLGEIAKIEHPEIREVRGRGLLIGIELTVPARKYCEALKDLGMLCKETHDKVIRIAPPLVVERDDLAWAVERLREVFRA, from the coding sequence ATGACCACGACAGCCCAGCCAGTGCAAGCCGACGCTCTGATCCAGATGGAAGACAAGTGGGGCGCGCACAACTACCACCCGCTCGACATCGTGATCGAGCGCGGCGAGGGCGCATGGGTGTACGACGTCGACGGAAAGAAGTATCTCGACTGCCTGAGCGCGTACTCCGCGGTGAACCAGGGTCACTGCCACCCGCGCATCCTCGAGACGATGCTGGAGCAGGCGCGCAAAGTGACGCTGACGTCGCGCGCGTTCCGCAACGACCAGCTCCCGCTCTTCTGCAAGGAGCTGGCTGAGTTCTGCGGGATGGAAGCGGTGCTGCCGATGAACACGGGCGCAGAGGCCGTCGAGACCGCGATCAAGACCGCGCGGCGCTGGGGCTATCGCACCAAGAAGATCCCGACGGACAAGGCCGAGATCATCGTGTGCGAGAACAACTTCCACGGGCGTACGACCACGATCGTCGGATTCTCGTCGGAGGAGGCGTATCGCGACGGGTTCGGGCCGTTCACGCCCGGCTTCGTGCCGATCCCGTTCGGCGACATCGCCGCGCTGGAGCAGGCGATCACGCCGAACACCTGCGCGTTTCTCGTCGAGCCGATCCAGGCCGAGGCCGGGATTCTGATTCCGCCGGCGGGCTATCTCAAGGCGGCGGCGGAGCTGTGCAGGAAGAACAACGTCCTGTTGTTGCTCGACGAGATTCAGACCGGCCTCGGCCGCACGGGTCGCAAGTTCGCGTCGGATCACGACGGCGTTCGCCCCGACGTCTACATCCTCGGCAAGGCGCTCTCGGGCGGGTTCTATCCCGTGTCCGCGGTGGTGTCGAGTCGCGAGCTGCTCGCCGTATTCGATCCCGGCAGCCACGGCAGCACGTTCGGCGGCAATCCGCTCGCGTGCGCCATCGCGCGCACGGCGTTGTGGGTGCTCGGCGACGAGCAGCTCGCGCAGCGCTCGGACGAGCTCGGCACGTGGTTCCTCGGCGAGATCGCGAAGATCGAGCACCCGGAGATCCGCGAGGTGCGCGGGCGCGGGCTGCTGATCGGCATCGAGCTCACCGTTCCCGCGCGCAAATACTGCGAAGCGCTCAAGGACCTCGGCATGCTGTGCAAGGAGACGCACGACAAGGTGATCCGCATCGCGCCGCCGCTGGTCGTGGAGCGGGACGATCTGGCGTGGGCGGTGGAGAGGCTGCGCGAGGTGTTCAGGGCCTGA